CTTTTGATAAAACTATGCAAATTTTGTACCAGTAAAACCAGTGTCTCCAAATACGCTTTTGCTTCATCATAATTGAATTTTTTGATCGGCTGTAGTCGTCTTTTGATTCCCTGTGTAAGATTTTTATCGAGTTTATCTTCTACCAGACCTAAAAATGCCGAGGCAGCTTCAAGATCTGCATAGCTCTCATTCCATATACGTCCATTGATCACCTGATCACATGCCAGATCCAAAAACACCGGTGCAAATTCCAAAACACTTATTAGCTCTTTGAAATCATCATCGACCATAGCCCTAAAGAGCATACGGCTTCTGTTGCGTATTTTGACACGGAGGTGTTCTTTGGTAATGACATCAGGATGTACTCTGGAGAAACGCTCAAAAGCCCCAAGTCTTGAATGGTTAAATGCCATGATCGAGACCATAGGATTGATATCACTGACCTGATCTGGGTGAGAGCCTGAAGGCCTGTAAAATGCCCACTCAAGCCTTGCATAGTCATCTTTATGGGACATATAAAGCTCATCTCCCTTGGCTTCAAATTGCGGATCATCTCTAAGTGCTTCGATCTCTTCTTTATAACTTAGTTCTTCCATTCGACAACCTTTTATATATCAAAATAAAACACATCACCATAAGGCTCTAGACGTTTCATATTTTTTTTCTGACTTATCAAAAAAAGCGTATTTAGAGGAGGTGCTTGATCTATCTTGAAAAAACCGTCACTCAGTACGATCAATGTCCTGTGAAGCTCTAACGTATTTGTAAGATATTTTAACAATGGTTTAAATTCAGTTCCCCCGTTTCCTTTTTCAAACTGGATCTCCGGTCTGATATCCATTGCATCATAGGAGACAATCTTATCTGTGTCTACTTCATCATCAAAGGGAACCACCATCACTTCAAAGTCCGTACTTACGCGCAGTATCGCATCGATGATCCCCAAAAACTTCGAAAAGGTCTGATGATCAATACTCATAGACCGATCAAGCGCAATAGTGAGTACCAAACGACTCTCTTCCTGCACATAACCAGGCAGATAGAGTCCCTGATGGATAAACCTTCTGTTTGGACGCATAAAATTGCTTTTCTTATCAAAAAAACTCTCTGTGAGGTAGGTATGGAGCAAGGTTGCCAGATCGATCTTTGGCCGGATCACCTCATGTATACTCTCCAAGAAAGAGGCTGGTATATTCCCCTGTTTTTGCGCTGCACCCATGGCTTGCACGATGATCGCATCGATCTCTTCACGCGCGGCTTCCGTATCTCCCTTATTTTCTATGAGATCATACTTCTGCTCTTTGGGATTTTCGTCATCAGGAGTGCCCTCATGCTCTTTTTTTTCATCATATAAAGCGTAGTAGACTTCTTCGACGCTCTTGTCTCTAAATTTTTCAAAAAGCACTTCATCATCCGGTCGTTCTCCTATTCTTTCAAAGTCATCTAACAGTAAATTGATCACAATATCGCAGCTTCTATTCCAAGTCCCCTTTTCACGGTCATTCATACGGAAAGGGTGTTTAAGTAATATGTGCAGGAGTAAATGGGCGTACATATATTTCAGCTGGGGATCATCTAGCGTGCCGACTTTTGTTTCATCTACAAAAATCGCCATCCCGTTTGTCTCAAATGCTTCATACGGGTTTTCCTGAAAATGCATGGGCAAAGAGAGTGCCAATACGCTCAAAAACGGATGATCGAAAAGGAACTGAACCCTTATCTTCTCCAACCGTTTTTGAAGAACTTCTTTAGAGGATGTAGTCACCATACTTTTCCAACCATTTTTCAAAAGCTTCATATAATGCCAGACTCTCATCTTTGACAATAATATCTTTGATCAGCATCACACCAAACTCTGTTGGCAGTTTCTCAGAGAAACCAAAGAGATGTTCTTTGTGCATATCACTGCCGTCATAGTACTCGACCAGTGCGGAGACCAACGCGTACAGAAGAGCCGGCTGCATCTGAACTTCGGGATAATGCCCTTCATATATGGCAGCAATATCCGGAAGGCTTTCATAGACTTTGAGATAACCGACAAACTCTACACCGGCACTGTATCCGATCGTTCCGTAGATAATAGAGTGAATACTTCCTATATCCTGGGTAGCTTTGAGAATATTTGAAAGCATATGATAACTTCTAGGTGTGGCAAATGCCGGGTTAGCATCGTCTTCCACTACCGGTTCACTTGAAAGCAGATCAGGACGGAATCCTAAAAAACCGATGATAAAATGATGCAGCTTCTCTTTCAGGGCAAACAGTTTAAAGTCTTCAAATCTTGCCTCTAGATGCAGGTGTACCATACGGTTTGCTAATGGTGTCGGCAACCTGAACACCACACCTCTGTCACTTACTCTGTTCCCTGCACAAATGATCCGCCACCCTTCAGGAAGGATATATTCACCTATCTGGCGGTTAAGTACAAGTTGATAGATCGCTGCTTGTACCGAAGGGGGTGCGGAGTTGAGTTCATCTAAAAACAGGATCCCTTCCGAGTCGGGGTCTTTGGGGAAAAAGACCGGCGGCATCCATACGGTTTGATCGTCCTTGATAGAGGGGATACCCCTAAGATCCACCGGGTCTAACTGCGAGAGTCTGATATCTACAAGCTCAAGCTCTTTTTTCTGCGCAATATCTGCAACGATATATGACTTTCCTATACCAGGACTTCCATGGATAAACAACGGAGTATCCGTATCTAAAAGTGTATCAATATGCCTAAAAAGTTCTGTAGTTGAAATACTTGGTGTAATCATGCGCTTTGTTCCTTGAGAATACATGTAAAACAGGTAAGCTGGTCATTGCAAGTGGCACATGCCGGTGCAATCTTACCTATCACATCATAGATATATTTTTTCCATAATTTTTCTTTGGGCTTTTTCGCGGCAAGATCCGGAAAATGCATCGCCATAAATTTTCCCATTTCTGTTCGGCTTTTCATGCCGAGATCCTCATAGAGATGGTTCATTTCCAGTGATTTTAAAGCTACCAACGGTGCTATCGTATCTCTTGCATAACTGTCTGCAGCATATGCAACAAGTAACGCTTTTACCTCTTCATACATTCTCTGATGTTCTTCAATCATAATTCCAACTCCACCATTTTTCCCATTGCTATCTCAGCGACCTCGCGGCCGAATGCCTCACAAAGCTTCAACTCTTCATCCGTTGGGATCAACTTGATCTTTAACGGACTTACAGGAAGTCTGAACTTCAACCACTGCATACGGTCATGCAGCATGTCCGGAGCTTCACCTGTCCAACCGTATGAACCGAATGTCGCTCCGACCTTACCTGCACTTTCCAGATAGGGCATACATGCCAACAGGTCCCATGCAGGTTTCACGGCATCTCCGTTTATCGTTGGTGAACCCACTATCACCGCATCTGACTCTTCAAGCAGATCAATCATATTCTGCTCTTCCAAAGATGCCAGATCATACATACTGGCGATCATACCTGCAACAGCATCAGCCCCCTGCGTGATCTTCTCTGCCATCGCCAGTGTATTGTCGTAACTTGACATATAAAAAACTGACAATATCTTTTTGCCCTCGATGTTTTTATGGGCTTTGGCATCCTGACTCCATAGCTCGTATTTGTTGATATAGTTTTGCGGGTTCGTGCGTAAGACCGGACCGTGTAGAGGAGCAATGAGTGAGATATCAAATTGTTGATAAAGATCCAGTGCCTGCCGTACATACTGCTTGAACGGGCGCATAATATGCTGGTAATAGTATTTGAAGGCATAACTGAAATCACCTACTTCATCATCAAATAGCCTTTCATCATAATAGTGGCTTCCAAACACATCACCGCTAAAAAGTATCTGATCCTCATGCAGGTAGCTGCTCATCGTATCAGGCCAATGTAAAAATGGTGTACTCAAAAACTCAATGGTCTTGTCTCCCAGTGAGATCGTTTTGCCTGTATTGGCTATCTCAAACTCGATATCTTTTTT
This is a stretch of genomic DNA from Sulfurovum zhangzhouensis. It encodes these proteins:
- a CDS encoding vWA domain-containing protein, coding for MVTTSSKEVLQKRLEKIRVQFLFDHPFLSVLALSLPMHFQENPYEAFETNGMAIFVDETKVGTLDDPQLKYMYAHLLLHILLKHPFRMNDREKGTWNRSCDIVINLLLDDFERIGERPDDEVLFEKFRDKSVEEVYYALYDEKKEHEGTPDDENPKEQKYDLIENKGDTEAAREEIDAIIVQAMGAAQKQGNIPASFLESIHEVIRPKIDLATLLHTYLTESFFDKKSNFMRPNRRFIHQGLYLPGYVQEESRLVLTIALDRSMSIDHQTFSKFLGIIDAILRVSTDFEVMVVPFDDEVDTDKIVSYDAMDIRPEIQFEKGNGGTEFKPLLKYLTNTLELHRTLIVLSDGFFKIDQAPPLNTLFLISQKKNMKRLEPYGDVFYFDI
- a CDS encoding ATP-binding protein — its product is MITPSISTTELFRHIDTLLDTDTPLFIHGSPGIGKSYIVADIAQKKELELVDIRLSQLDPVDLRGIPSIKDDQTVWMPPVFFPKDPDSEGILFLDELNSAPPSVQAAIYQLVLNRQIGEYILPEGWRIICAGNRVSDRGVVFRLPTPLANRMVHLHLEARFEDFKLFALKEKLHHFIIGFLGFRPDLLSSEPVVEDDANPAFATPRSYHMLSNILKATQDIGSIHSIIYGTIGYSAGVEFVGYLKVYESLPDIAAIYEGHYPEVQMQPALLYALVSALVEYYDGSDMHKEHLFGFSEKLPTEFGVMLIKDIIVKDESLALYEAFEKWLEKYGDYIL
- a CDS encoding nitrogen fixation protein NifQ translates to MIEEHQRMYEEVKALLVAYAADSYARDTIAPLVALKSLEMNHLYEDLGMKSRTEMGKFMAMHFPDLAAKKPKEKLWKKYIYDVIGKIAPACATCNDQLTCFTCILKEQSA
- a CDS encoding FprA family A-type flavoprotein; amino-acid sequence: MVGKIAALGENVHFIGAFDPMIRTFDIIMKTANGSSYNSYLVRGSEGVCVMDTVKKEFSDHFFKRLELLCEYEEIRYIVLHHLEPDHSGALDELMQRAPQAKLIISGRAVMMLKALLKKDIEFEIANTGKTISLGDKTIEFLSTPFLHWPDTMSSYLHEDQILFSGDVFGSHYYDERLFDDEVGDFSYAFKYYYQHIMRPFKQYVRQALDLYQQFDISLIAPLHGPVLRTNPQNYINKYELWSQDAKAHKNIEGKKILSVFYMSSYDNTLAMAEKITQGADAVAGMIASMYDLASLEEQNMIDLLEESDAVIVGSPTINGDAVKPAWDLLACMPYLESAGKVGATFGSYGWTGEAPDMLHDRMQWLKFRLPVSPLKIKLIPTDEELKLCEAFGREVAEIAMGKMVELEL